In Listeria monocytogenes, the following proteins share a genomic window:
- a CDS encoding thiamine pyrophosphate-dependent dehydrogenase E1 component subunit alpha: MTLKEAGLTEDKLIKMYETMLMARRLDERMWLLNRSGKIPFTISGQGQETAQIGAAFAFDLDKDYALPYYRDLAVVLAFGMTAKDIMLSAFAKAEDPNSGGRQMPAHFGQKENRIVTQSSPVTTQFPHATGIGLAAKMAGDEIAIYASTGEGSSNQGDFHEGINFASVHKLPVVFVIHNNQYAISVPASKQYAAEKLSDRAIGYGIPGERVDGTNMGEVYAAFKRAADRARNGEGPTLIETVSYRFTPHSSDDDDSSYRSREEVDEAKGKDPLKIFQAELLEEGYLTEEKIAEIEKNIAKEVNEATDYAESAAYAEPESSLLYVYDEEANS; this comes from the coding sequence ATGACTTTAAAAGAAGCAGGTTTAACAGAAGATAAATTAATTAAAATGTATGAAACGATGCTAATGGCAAGAAGACTGGATGAACGTATGTGGTTGCTGAACCGTTCTGGGAAAATTCCTTTTACTATTTCTGGACAAGGACAAGAAACGGCACAAATTGGCGCTGCGTTTGCCTTTGATTTAGATAAAGATTATGCATTACCATATTACCGTGATTTAGCAGTGGTTCTAGCATTCGGGATGACAGCGAAAGATATTATGTTATCCGCGTTCGCTAAAGCGGAAGATCCAAACTCTGGCGGACGACAAATGCCAGCCCACTTTGGTCAAAAAGAAAACCGCATTGTCACTCAAAGTTCGCCTGTAACTACCCAGTTCCCGCATGCAACAGGGATTGGACTTGCAGCGAAAATGGCTGGTGATGAGATTGCGATATATGCTTCAACCGGTGAAGGATCTTCTAACCAAGGCGATTTCCACGAAGGAATCAACTTTGCATCTGTACATAAGTTGCCAGTTGTTTTCGTGATTCACAATAACCAATATGCTATTTCCGTTCCAGCATCGAAACAATATGCCGCTGAAAAACTATCCGACCGAGCAATTGGTTACGGCATCCCTGGTGAACGTGTAGATGGAACGAATATGGGAGAAGTATACGCGGCATTTAAACGTGCAGCAGATCGTGCAAGAAACGGCGAGGGACCTACTTTAATTGAAACAGTTTCTTACCGCTTCACACCACACTCCTCCGATGATGACGATAGTAGTTATCGTTCCAGAGAAGAAGTTGACGAAGCAAAAGGAAAAGATCCACTGAAAATTTTCCAAGCAGAATTACTGGAAGAAGGTTACTTAACAGAAGAAAAAATCGCTGAAATCGAAAAAAACATTGCGAAAGAAGTTAACGAAGCAACCGATTATGCGGAAAGTGCAGCATACGCTGAACCAGAATCATCTTTACTTTATGTATATGATGAAGAAGCGAATA